tccctttaaaaaaatctgtccaGTGAATTCTGTGCTTACCATAGGCTGTACTATATTAAAATTGAATGGTGACATGATTGTTTCACTTCATAATGGCCTTTATTTTGTAAAACAATTTGAAACAATAAGGTAAAATTCTACTTCAAAACgaaaataacaaagtaaattTCCTAAATAGCTTTCTTtgattcaaaataaatcaaaacccaCAACACTATAGATACCAtatcttaaattttaaagttaattttggaTTTATGAAGAATGACTTCACAGCTTTTGgggtatttgtttttccaactaACTTTCATCCTTTTATGAGGTAATGAAACAACTcatttgaaaataggaaaaaaacgtCAGAAACAGACATTCTAATTTTGTAACTTGGTAACACAAATTTGACACTTAGCTAGTTGAATATGAAGGATCCAAAAAGGTCTGCGTTGTTCCAACAATTGCttcgatttttaaaaataccgtATTTGCCCTTTGCCCTTAACAAATAGATCTCAATGTcctcagtaaataaatataaaggccTGACCCCTTCAACTTACATAGCGACGCATAAAGGGCTATTATTACCACGAGGGGCACAATGTTGTCATTAACAGCCCTTCCCTATTTTCAAAGCCACGGCAAAACACCTCCGAACTATTTCAAGTTTTatgttctttcactttttttataaacacaatttttgttttctttggaatgaACGTTCTGCGTTcggttccttttttctttcaattctggATGTAAACCTCACAGTCACACGATTCATATGGGTTCCTGATCAGTACCTAGCTTTAAGAGGacataggccctcacttcaccGACAGAGGCACACCTGTCCGACCGGAAGTTGCGATGACGCTACCATCTTTATGTAAACATCCCAAGCACTTCGAttctctttcagtcttttttttcttctccgtTTCGCCAGGATGTTGGCTACAGTCCCGACGCGCTGTTTCCACCGGCCAGTGAGTCTCCATGAGCGTCCCTAACCCCCTAAAGAAACAGGTGTGGGGCAGGGCCGAACCCTCGAGGCCAGCAGGGGAGGCGTCGCGTGGGCCTGCACGGCTGTTTAACTACACGTGGGCCGCGCTGACCCCGACTCTGCGCTCTGGGGCCGCGGGGCTTGGGAGCACGCGCGCGGCCGCGCCGATGAGACCGGCGGCGGCGCGGGCAgcccggcggggcggggcgaggcgggCTCGGCGGAGCAGGGGCCGGGCGTGCGGAGGTAGGACCCGCCGGCGGAGGCGGGCTCTCCGCGGCCGCGGTCGCCGCGCTCTCCGCTTACCGCGGGCCGGCGCTCCGATCATGTCCTGGTGGCGCGCGGCGCTGCCGGGGACGCGGCTGATCCGGCGCGGGAGCGGCTCCGCGCGCCAGCTCGGCCAGGCGGCCGGAGCTGCGGCCTCCGGGTACGGGGTTGGCGTGGCGCGGAGGCCTCGCGGGGGTCTGGACCAAGCGGTGGGCGCGGGGGCCTCTTCCCCTGGCgccggggtggggggccctcGAAAGTGGCGGGAGCTcaggaagggtggggggagaatggTGCCCTAAGCGGTTGTGTTGACTGACGGCTCCTGTGAGTCTTAGGATGGAAATACCCGAGTCGTGGTCACttgccctccttccccccccccccccccccccgtataaTAAATTGGGATTTCAGATAAACAGAGAATATTTGTTTAGTCTTAGTGTATCCCAGACGTTGCACGAATCATACTTGGACTAAACAGTCACTTGCTCTTTTATATGAAGTTCTAATATAATCGAGcgttctgcatttttatttgctaactaAATCTGGCAAGGCTGCTGCAGGAAGTGAAGGAGCCGCTTCCTTGCTAAATGGCCAAGTGTTTGAGGATGGGGATCGTGACTTAGGCTGATGTCGCCTCTGGCTAGACCGAGGATTGCTTTCCTTGTACTTCCCCAGTGCTGTGGAGGATCCACTGCCTGGGCTGATGCTGTGTCACCCACAGGCCCCCGCGGCTGCTCCAAGGTGGTTCTGCCAGCTGGCATATCTGTGCCTGCCACGGTGCATCCATCCTTCTGTCTTGGAGTCTCTTTCTGCTTACTTGGTGTGGTAACTCCGACCAGTTCTGCAAGACTCCAcaaacttcttatttttttttttaatttttttttaacgtttatttatttttgagacagagagagacagagcatgaatgggggagggtcagagagagagggagacacagaatctgaaacaggctccgggctctgagctgtcagcacagagcccaacgcagggctcgaactcacagactgtgagatcatgacccgagctgaagtcggacgctcaactgactgagccacccaggcaccccagacttcttatttttaatgtttatttattttgagatagagagagagagagagagagagagagaatcccaagcaggctccatgtggtcaATATAGAGTCCCAGGTGGGTCTCcatcccatgaactctgagatcatgacttgagccaaaatcaagagtcctaacgcttaactgacagagccacccaggcgccccaagactccaGGAACTTTTGATTAACTTTATTGGCTAAGTTGGTGACCCACTTGGGAAGGTGCTAATCACTAATCACATGGTATTAATTCTTTGACTGACAGGTCCTTGGGTGTTTGTTTCCAATGATATGTATTCCTGGAGCATTTAGCATTTTGCCTACTTAGTAtctagtaggtgctccataaatgtgtTCTGGCGAGTGGGTACATGAGTACTGAAGTGAAAAGTTGCTTGTGCACTTCTCAGTTGATGTCCTTTTCTTTATTGGGTAATAACTTTTGCCAAGCTTAACCAGAATTGGAGGAGAAAGTTGCTTTCCAGAAACTTATTTTATTTGGGTGGGTAGAGGGTGGTATTTCAGATGCACCTCCTAACTCCTCTCACTCCCCAAGGAAACATTCCTGTGAAGGTTCTGTTGGAACTGCTTCAATAGTAAATATTGTAATAGATGTTTTGGGGATGACAATTAGATGTGGGACTGGAGATGAATGGAACTTGTTTTCTTAGTTGATAAACCAGACAGGTTACTGATTTATTATATTAAAGCACCTTCTTAGGTCCAGGTCAGTGCTACttactgcccctgcccctcttttCCCCCCTGGTTTAGGCTCCAGGAACTCAGCCTGCTTTTTTCTTGATTTGCACCCTCTGCTGTCTTCCTAAGTTGGCTGCAGTCTCCCTAGTTTGCTACTCCTAACCCTTTCCTGAGATAAGTGCACAGgccctttttgttttaaatatttccttgcCAACCATTGGGAAGCAAGGAATAATAGATTGTAAACATTGGGGCGTTCTAATGTTATAATGTTCCCTTGGAGTGGTCTCTGCCTCTAACTTTTTGTAATTACTGAAGGTGATGTTTGCTATAGCATCCTTATTCTAAGTGCATAGGCATGGCTATATAGATCAGTTACTCATCCTCCAAGgataacatataaaaatctatttttttttttttgaagtaagtTCTATGccttgatgtggggctgaaactcacaaccccaagatcaagaatcacatgctctgccgactgagccagctagatgcccccaacatttaaattttaacactcacagtgaatgaatgaaatgtttagagggagattttttttctatcaaaactTGAGTTTTGCAACATAATggtaaggaaaattttttttgaaatatttgaagcTTCAATTCTTTATCTTACTCTCTTAATCTTTATATAATTTGAGTAATTCTCTTTTGAAACCTGgattattttatgattcttttgtAAGATTTGTAATTTTACTCTAATTAGTTTGCATCCGGATGCTGGATATGGTTTGGACAATGCAGTAAGGCCTGGCTGATGATGAAAGATAGGTGGATGGGTAAAGGTTTTAGGCATAGGCATAGAGATTTGGTGATACAAAACTAGTCAATTTTTAGTGACTATATTCCTGTTACAATGAATGCCCCTTTTACAAGCTCCCAGCAGCTAGGTTTTCGATAATAAATATCTAGAGGATCCCTGTAATTAGGGAATAATATTAGTAATGTTAAACgttattgaacatttactgtgATCAAGGCACTGTTCTACTTTTTatcaattcatttaatcttcataaaaccCTTTGATGCAGGAGtgactattattcccattttacggaTTGGGAAAGTTGCAGTTATGGATGTTGTGGTTGAGATACCTTAGTTTCCTTAAAATCTTTGAATCTTTGTAGATTCTCTGTTTCACAGAGTGTGCATGGAGATTTAGCatgttttaataagaaaatgggaactgtatttttaaactaaTGGTCAGGTCATAAGGTCAGTCTTTAGGACAGTCTGTTTGAAATTTGGTGTTCAGAAATAAGAGTGCACCAGGCTTTAAACACAGTAAATGCGACTTAACCAAATAATTAAGGACATTAGGAGGCTAGTTAGAGAAGCACACAGTCCTTTTTGGTTTTAGTAAACAAATACTTTGTAAACTGATATTTTGTActaataataagtaaaattattttttctgtttcatagatTTGGATCTATATCTGCATATCAGGTTTTATTCAAATGGATCTCGTCTGATATATTGTCTTTAATGATATGTTATCTTTAATGTTTAAAGCTacattgccttttaaaattctttttaggaTGGGGAACAGCACATCATCATCTTTGGGGAAGTCAGCAACTGCTCCTGTGAATCAGATTCAAGTGAGTGATGTGGGAGATGTAGGAAAAAACTTTCCTGTGTGGAAAAAGAATTATGTCTTACACATTTAATGTGCTTTTTCAGTATCCGAACTGACATAGTTCAGCAAATGAATTactaagtatatattttaaaatctgctctCAAAATAATCCATGTGGCAGGAAAGTTCTAGATCATTTTGGTAGTCACAATTTATGAGATTTATTATTAATAGAGCCTTTACTCCCTCTAAGTTGGATCTGTGAAGTTAGCTCCTCCTTTCCATCAGACCTAACTCAGGTCTACTCTTGATAGCAGTCAAGCTGTTTTTGGCTAGGGATTGTGTTTGATTTTGGCCTGGGAAGCTGTTTAACAGCTTTCTTCCCTAACACAGAACTTTGTATGCCGTAGTTACTCTATAAATGATCCCCTCAGGAACACCGTGTGCTGCTGTGTactattttcctctctttcactGCAAGCCCCAGTTAATTTTGCCTCAGAAAACTTCTCTTGTTGTATGTTTTTCTTCCCTTGGAGTCTACAACACATACTcatgtttatctttttctgttcttcaccACCAACCACCACCACATATAAACATTTCTGCCTTTAATTTATTTGGCTAAAAAACAGCTGATGAATGTAACAGCAATGTTGGAAACCTGTTGTGAGGGAATTGCCTCtttgaaaagaatacaaaatcatgAAAACTTAGCAAGGTTGAGCTTGAGAGAAGGTGAGAAGGATCACTCGAGGAACTGTCACTGTCATCTTGAGTTTCAACTCACTTTGGAATCTCTTCACTGTTTTTACTGCATGCTCAGCTCCCTCTAAATGATGGTTTCAGTGTGCCTATAACCTCAGGCAGCATGGTGGAGGAAAGAGCACACTGGGTTTGGTGTTGGGACAGGTTGGGTAAAATCCTAGATTGTTAACTTGtcagcctcaattttctcacctataaCATAGATTCATTAATACATTTCCAGTGTGACTGGCTTTCCCCGAGACAGACTTCTATACTAAATATTATGAATAAGCAGAAGACAAAGCATAAAAGTAAACCCATTTGCAGGTAGCTAGACTGTGCCTTAAAATCCTTCTGACACCAAAGGATGGATGTACCTTTAGAATTACTTTGCCTGGGTACTCTACCCTTTGATTTTTGGCTTTCATCTTGAAGGTGTTGCTTATGACCCACATAAGAACAAGTTAGACAGATGCTTCGGTGCTAGACCTGTCTGTTCAGAATCTCTTGAAGGACCTGGACATTCAAATAtttagagacaaaaaagaaaacaaatttcacaGGTGACACAAATGCATAGCAAAGTCTCTTGGTCTTTGTGATAAAGGCCTGGAGAGTTGTTTCCAGACCAGGCTGATCTTAGAATcatctgggacttttttttttaatagtttcttttttttttaaatttattttctaaagtttgtttatttattttgagagagagtgagcaagagagagcacacatgcacaagcaggggagagaatcccaagcagactccgcatggtcagtgcagagactgatgtggggcgtgaactcacgaaccttgagatcatgacttgagccgaaatcaagaactacccaggcgccccttttaaaagTAGTTTCTGACTTCTGCATGAAACCCGTTGAATCAGCATTTCTGGTAGTGGGTTTTCCAGGAACAACAGTGTAAGAAGGCCTTATCAATACtgtaataagattttttttttgttttgtctttttgtttttgttttttactataaaGATATACGGGAAGGAGTGGAAGTTGAGGGGtaggctgtttttgtttgtttgtttgttttttaagcttatttacttattttgagaaagagcacaagcagaggagggacagagaaggaaggagagacagaatcccaagcaggctctgcaccaacagtgcagagcctgatgctgggcttgaactcataaactgtgagatcatgacctgagccaaggtcaagagtcggctgcttaactgactgagccacccaggtgccccaaagccttacattttaaagagaaatcatGTGTCAGTCCTCACCATTAAAAGTTAAAGACGGTAAGGAGTTAACTTCTGAATACCTACTGAGTATTTAAGAGGCAAGGTAACAGAGTTTAAGTGCCTGGACTGTAGAATTAATTTGcctagattcaaatcccagctttccAACTCTTATTAGATGAGGACTATGAGTAAGTCACTTAGTTTcctctgtgtctcactttccccatccgtaaagtagagataataacTGGACCTTATCTCAGGATTATAATGAGGCTTAAATGAGCTAGTAAAGGTTAGGTGTTAAGAATTGTGTCTGGCACACAGACATGTTTGCTGGATATGAATGGGCTGTGATTATTGTTATCACTCCATGCCAGCTTTCCATCTGTTACATCCTTTTGACCTAAAAACATCCCTTGGAAATGAATAATATTCTCAAtattacagataagaaaatagatGATGGGGCTTAGTTTGAGCACTGTGTAATGAGACTCCAGAATCCATACCCTTTCCACTATAATCATCATTTCTTTCCAGGAGTTAATgcctagaattaaaataattgtttgtttgtttgacttcAGGAAACAATTTCTGATAATTGTGTGGTGATTTTCTCAAAAACATCTTGTTCTTACTGTACGATGGCGAAAAAACTTTTCCATGACATGAATGTTAACTATAAAGTAGTGGAATTGGACATGCTTGAACATGGAAGTCAATTTCAAGATGCTCTCTACAAAATGACCGGTGAAAGAACCGTGAGTATATCTTTGGTGGTGCTTTTCTACCCCAGATAGGTGGTGACTTGGGTCACCTAGAGCCTGGACTGTTGGGTGAGGAAAAGTGGGCCAGGTGTTCACTCATCCTCTAAGAATTTTGTGTTGATAAAGAAATGGCAGATCTGGGAACAAGATTCAGAGACTGGATACAGcagagtttattcattttatttttattcttggcgtggtgtgtgtgtgagtgtgtgtgttttgactgGAAGAGTGGGGTGATAGTGTTGTCATGAGTGTTTGTGAATCCTTAAGGTCCTTCTGGAGCTCCGAAGATGAAATCCTTCCTCCCTTTACTTGAACAGTACAGACCAGGGGTCAGTCTTCAGGTACTGTGCTAATAGGAGTGCTTTAGTTCTTCATGTTTTTAGATTCCTGAAATTTGTCCagtaatatgcatttttttcagtgaaatgcATTGTCAGGAAAATATACAATGTTGccatttccctttttgtttctgtttgcatgGAAGATGTTTAATAGCATATCTTCCCTTTTAGTAAACAAAGAACCACCTACGAAAGAACCACCTAAACGTAAAACAATAACTATAGactattattttaccttttatatgCCATAGCAATTAGAAGGAGGGGCTTAAGTGTCAGATTGCCCTAGATTTAAATCTTAGCTCTGTCATTTACTATCattgtgactttggacaagttccTGTGCCTCATTTCCCTCCAAAATAAGGCtaaaaatagtacctacctcaagGGTTGTGAAGATTTAAGTACATACTTTGTGAAAGAGGGTAGTCTGACATCTGGGGTATAAAAGTACCCAGAGTGTGAGGGTCTATTATTATGTGAAATGGTCTTATACTTCTAACAAGAGAGTGATGACCTAATCTTTTGTTTATCCAACAGGTACCAAGAATATTTGTCAATGGAACTTTTATTGGAGGTGCAACTGACACTCATAGGCTTCACAAAGAAGGGAAACTGCTTCCACTAGTTCatcagtgttatttaaaaaaaagtaagaggaaaGAATTTCAGTGATGTAGGTGCTTATAATGTTGCTAGTAAAATGTTAGTGATTTAAAATGATCATGCCTGATAATGCCTTTTAAATGTTTgaggatgttttaaaaatgtaaattatcttTATGGGAAAGTTCTAAAACTAATGAGCAATAAATTGCTGTGGAAATCTCTTCTTTCTACTTGCCAATTCTTGAGCAAAGGGGATGACATTTAAAACTAAAGGGGTGGAGTTGTATCAAAAGATGAGGAGAGAATGTATTTTATTAGGAATTtaaatatgggggcacctgggtggctcagttggttaagtgtctgactcttgatgtcggctcaggtctttatgtcagggtcatgggttcaagccccgtgttaggctccaCTCCAGatgtggagactacttaaaaaaaaaaaaaaaaaaaaaaaaaaaagcctttaggaatttatatatgaattttacaaCCAAGAGCTAGAAGCTAAGCATTTGGGATTCTTTATTCTGTGTAGTATTCAGAAGGAGTTAATTCCTTACCTTTTATGGCTTTCAGTGGTGAGGactgctttgtaatttttctctttaaaatgtaaggTTCTCCCAGTTATGGTTGTCAGCTCAGTAGGGATATCCTTGTACTATATTGAGACAAACCTTCACACTTTGTACTTCTAGGGTaagagaaatatattaaatttgtCAGATGGAATGAAGTTTATTTCAGAGAAACCAAATTACTCCTTTAATGACTCAGTAGTTCCAGGGAACAGAACTGTACCTAAGGGGAAGAAATTATAAGGAGGAAGATTTCAGCATTTTATGAAAATGAACTTTTGAAATAGTTCAGAAATGTACTTGAGATTTATTGTAAGGTGGAAAGTTCTGCTTTCCAAACTGTGTCGAAAGGGTGTTGGAAATGTTCCATAAGAGATCAAAGTATGGGGTAGGAGGTTACGCTGTCCCTCTAGTAATTTCTGATGTAGATAGTCTTCGATTCTGTGACCGATTCAAACTATATCTTAGTAATAAGATATATCTTTTGGAAgtcttattttagaataattaaaaatattttggatactttATTAATCACATCCCTGTTTCAAGCTTATCAacaagagttaaaaaaatttttttttaaatgtttatttatttttgaaagagagcacgagcaggagagacgcaaagagagtgggagacacagaatccgaagcaggtttcaggctctgagctgtcagcacagtgcctgacacaggtctcaaactcacgaaccatgagatcatgacctgagctgaagtcagacgcttaactgactgaggcactcaggtgcccctcaacaagAATTTTTTAAGTGCACTTCCTAGGAAGCATTTTCCTGGCTGATCCCACAGAGTCACCAGGGCAGATTGCCAGATGCTGGGAAGAGAAAACTTCTCAAAGGTGGGAGGACAATGCACTGTAAGAGAAGAGTGCTTTTGCTTTCTGGTCTAGCTGGGCCAAGGAATCTGGGATAGTTCTGCAGAAGACAGCTGATAGCTTTTTTGGCTATAAGCCATCAATGATGCTTCCTCCATGGACTTATTAAATTGCCATTAGGAGACCTTGATAAAACAAGAATTTGGACTATTTCATTCTCATATGGTAAATTACAACGCTGGAATGGAACAGAGAATGGAATGTCCTTTAGTCCTTTATTCTGCATTACGTCatgagaaattttacatttgCTATGTTGTAAAATTTTTGTTAGAGAGTAGAGAAAATATACTTGTTACCTGTGTGTTATTGTAATTTACAAtaggaaatatgtatttggtcttaaTCCCATTCCTGGCATACAGaccctaaaacccttggaatttgcTGCCATAAAGAGCCATAAAGGTGTTATGTTAATGAGAA
Above is a window of Neofelis nebulosa isolate mNeoNeb1 chromosome 15, mNeoNeb1.pri, whole genome shotgun sequence DNA encoding:
- the GLRX2 gene encoding glutaredoxin 2 isoform X1; translation: MSWWRAALPGTRLIRRGSGSARQLGQAAGAAASGMGNSTSSSLGKSATAPVNQIQETISDNCVVIFSKTSCSYCTMAKKLFHDMNVNYKVVELDMLEHGSQFQDALYKMTGERTVPRIFVNGTFIGGATDTHRLHKEGKLLPLVHQCYLKKKQQQDGHFQQRSHYQ
- the GLRX2 gene encoding glutaredoxin 2 isoform X3, encoding MRPAAARAARRGGARRARRSRGRACGGRTRRRRRALRGRGRRALRLPRAGAPIMSWWRAALPGTRLIRRGSGSARQLGQAAGAAASGYGVGVARRPRGGLDQADGEQHIIIFGEVSNCSCESDSRNNF
- the GLRX2 gene encoding glutaredoxin 2 isoform X2 — its product is MSWWRAALPGTRLIRRGSGSARQLGQAAGAAASGMGNSTSSSLGKSATAPVNQIQETISDNCVVIFSKTSCSYCTMAKKLFHDMNVNYKVVELDMLEHGSQFQDALYKMTGERTVPRIFVNGTFIGGATDTHRLHKEGKLLPLVHQCYLKKSKRKEFQ